A portion of the Malania oleifera isolate guangnan ecotype guangnan chromosome 3, ASM2987363v1, whole genome shotgun sequence genome contains these proteins:
- the LOC131151035 gene encoding GATA transcription factor 12 — translation MSISKMVGRAELEKEACKVGKSKRASKGGYCQPQYLSEKRHAADMKTGDHFIVEELLDFSNDDPVVPEGTFDTVTGTSTDSSTVTVVESCNSSFSGCEPRFVGDIGSRNFGDTQFSGDLCVPYDDLVELEWLSNFVEESFSSEDLQKLQLISGMKARAIDEVSETQEFQPETNRNTTIFRPEVAVPGKARSKRSRAAPCNWTSRLLLLSPTTATSTSEYDVAMNSVGKKAIKAMQKDVGERGSADGRKCLHCATDKTPQWRTGPMGPKTLCNACGVRYKSGRLVPEYRPAASPTFVLTKHSNSHRKVLELRRQKELVRAQQQQQQHFLHQNMIFDVSNGDDYLIHQHVGPDYRQLI, via the exons ATGAGCATCTCCAAAATGGTAGGGAGGGCAGAACTGGAAAAAGAAGCATGTAAAGTTGGGAAAAGCAAAAGGGCCAGCAAG GGAGGCTATTGCCAGCCACAGTACCTGTCGGAAAAGCGCCACGCCGCCGACATGAAGACCGGCGACCATTTTATAGTGGAGGAGCTGCTCGACTTCTCCAACGACGACCCCGTCGTTCCCGAAGGCACCTTTGACACCGTCACCGGCACCTCCACCGACTCTTCAACCGTCACCGTCGTCGAAAGCTGCAACTCCTCCTTCTCCGGCTGCGAACCCCGCTTCGTCGGCGACATAGGCAGCCGGAATTTCGGTGACACTCAGTTTTCCGGCGACCTCTGCGTACCG TATGATGATTTAGTGGAGCTGGAATGGCTTTCGAATTTCGTGGAGGAATCATTCTCCAGCGAGGATTTGCAGAAGCTGCAGCTGATTTCGGGCATGAAAGCCCGAGCAATCGACGAAGTATCCGAAACCCAAGAATTCCAACCCGAAACGAACCGAAACACCACGATATTCCGCCCCGAAGTCGCGGTTCCGGGCAAAGCTAGGAGCAAGCGGTCACGTGCCGCCCCGTGCAATTGGACCTCTCGCCTTCTCCTGCTCTCTCCTACTACTGCCACGTCGACTTCAGAATACGACGTCGCAATGAATTCCGTCGGCAAGAAAGCAATAAAAGCGATGCAGAAGGACGTTGGTGAGAGGGGGAGCGCCGACGGCCGCAAGTGCCTGCATTGCGCCACAGATAAGACGCCGCAGTGGCGGACGGGGCCCATGGGCCCGAAGACTCTGTGTAATGCATGCGGGGTCCGATACAAATCGGGTCGGCTCGTGCCCGAATACCGGCCCGCAGCGAGCCCAACTTTTGTTCTCACGAAGCACTCCAATTCCCACCGCAAGGTGCTTGAGCTCCGTCGGCAGAAGGAGCTTGTGAGGGCCcagcagcaacagcagcagcaCTTTCTTCATCAGAACATGATCTTCGATGTATCCAACGGCGACGATTATTTGATCCATCAACACGTGGGACCCGATTACCGGCAACTGATCTAG